One part of the Candidatus Saccharimonadales bacterium genome encodes these proteins:
- a CDS encoding glycerophosphodiester phosphodiesterase: MQIIGHRGAAGIAPENTVKGFEAALQAGVDMIEFDVRATKDGKVVVIHDPNTLRTGFKWNSIKKTPYSKLINVGKADQKIPTLQEALDVIYPKAKADIEIKSSGCEEAVVENIERLVKKDAAYEDFLVTSFNLKILEKVHKLNPKIKLGLIHGAFSYSFLKAKVPLSTVVFNYLTITKRVMAKAKDKNLIVFAWTIDSPSRAQSLKKIGVDGIITNRPDKIKA; the protein is encoded by the coding sequence ATGCAAATAATTGGCCACCGAGGTGCAGCCGGCATAGCGCCCGAAAACACAGTCAAGGGCTTTGAGGCTGCACTACAAGCCGGCGTAGATATGATTGAATTTGACGTTCGCGCCACAAAAGACGGCAAAGTTGTAGTAATTCACGATCCAAACACCCTGCGTACCGGTTTTAAATGGAATAGTATTAAAAAAACTCCATATTCAAAATTAATAAACGTTGGCAAAGCTGACCAAAAAATCCCAACACTACAAGAGGCTTTAGATGTAATTTACCCCAAAGCCAAAGCCGATATCGAAATAAAAAGTAGTGGCTGCGAAGAGGCTGTTGTTGAAAATATTGAACGGTTAGTTAAAAAAGACGCAGCGTACGAAGATTTTTTAGTTACTTCATTTAATTTAAAAATCCTCGAGAAAGTACACAAGCTAAACCCGAAGATTAAACTCGGTTTGATTCACGGCGCATTCTCTTACAGCTTTTTAAAAGCAAAGGTTCCCCTAAGTACCGTCGTTTTTAATTATTTAACGATTACAAAGCGCGTTATGGCCAAAGCTAAGGATAAAAATTTAATTGTTTTTGCCTGGACGATCGATTCACCTAGCCGCGCCCAGTCTCTTAAAAAAATAGGTGTCGACGGAATTATTACAAACCGGCCCGACAAAATAAAGGCTTAG